Proteins encoded in a region of the Magallana gigas chromosome 8, xbMagGiga1.1, whole genome shotgun sequence genome:
- the LOC117686929 gene encoding uncharacterized protein isoform X2 codes for MNHLYSLQSAQILDRCVSNAHIDICPEYIGILYRSGYFIIDKAVLSMKICLKHREELGARWKRSKRTCSYPGHRGNMKADRGASPTMCKELWLKTRQIIPVGLAICKRCSMDHKKNVSPSYNVEYVEELEWCRQIFRILHTDNSTKSKIHGEHLQSYLIDIQVPHVPAIVENKETAFDVDVHSVPSSQDTDTVGTDMEFEILSTSSCYPSLPSSQDWTMSRTKHQKKN; via the exons ATGAATCACTTATACAGTTTACAAAGTGCACAAATTCTAGACAGGTGTGTGTCTAATGCTCACATTGACATATGTCCTGAGTACATAGGAATATTGTATCGAAGTGGGTATTTCATCATCGATAAGGCAGTGCTTTCTATGAAAATATGTCTGAAGCACCGCGAAGAGTTGGGAGCACGGTGGAAAAGATCAAAGAGAACTTGTTCTTATCCTGGTCATCGGGGTAATATGAAAGCTGACAGAGGGGCCAGTCCAACAATGTGTAAAGAACTCTGGTTAAAAACAAGACAGATTATACCAGTAGGATTag CAATTTGCAAAAGGTGCTCAATGGATCATAAGAAGAATGTGTCCCCATCATACAATGTAGAGTATGTAGAAGAACTAG AGTGGTGTAGACAGATTTTTAGAATTCTTCACACAGACAACAgcacaaaatcaaaaattcatG GTGAACATCTACAGTCGTACTTGATTGACATACAAGTGCCACATGTACCAGCTATAGTTGAAAACAAAGAAACAGCATTTGATGTTGATGTACACA GTGTACCAAGTTCACAAGACACAGACACAGTGGGTACAGACATGGAGTTTGAAATTCTCT CAACAAGTTCTTGTTACCCTTCCTTACCATCATCCCAAGACTGGACCATGAGCAGAACAAAACACcaaaagaaaaactaa